One segment of Glaciihabitans arcticus DNA contains the following:
- a CDS encoding ABC transporter permease, giving the protein MTLSTEATTAEYADRALAGGIKPRRWGSWYIAEHRFRGMRAYYQTILATSIGNPLVYLFALGVGLAALVPQGIPNGSGTISYLAFVAPALLATAAVTVAAEESTYPYMMGFKWNPIFFAMNAAPISGNQIANGMIISIVGRILPTTAIYFVVMVLFGAVPSSLGVLGILTATLTGLAISVIISMYTAGIEEDKGQMAMIMRFGITPMFLFSGTFFPLASLPWFLQWIGWISPLWHGTELGRVLSYGYPEPAWLTAVHVVYLVGLSVLGWMLTQRVISKRLNK; this is encoded by the coding sequence ATGACGCTGTCGACCGAGGCCACAACCGCCGAGTACGCCGATCGCGCCCTCGCCGGCGGCATCAAGCCGCGCCGCTGGGGATCGTGGTACATCGCCGAGCACCGCTTCCGCGGCATGCGCGCCTACTACCAGACCATTCTCGCGACGAGCATCGGCAATCCGCTGGTCTACCTGTTCGCGCTCGGGGTGGGGCTCGCCGCGCTGGTGCCGCAGGGCATTCCGAACGGCTCCGGCACGATCAGCTACCTTGCCTTCGTCGCACCCGCGCTGCTCGCTACTGCAGCCGTGACGGTCGCCGCCGAAGAATCCACCTACCCGTACATGATGGGGTTCAAGTGGAACCCGATCTTCTTCGCCATGAATGCCGCCCCCATCTCGGGCAACCAGATCGCCAACGGCATGATCATCTCGATCGTCGGGCGCATCCTGCCCACCACCGCGATCTACTTCGTGGTCATGGTGCTGTTCGGAGCTGTGCCGTCCTCGCTGGGTGTGCTGGGCATCCTCACCGCAACGCTCACGGGGCTCGCGATCTCGGTCATCATCTCGATGTACACGGCGGGCATCGAAGAAGACAAGGGCCAGATGGCCATGATCATGCGCTTCGGCATCACGCCGATGTTCCTGTTCTCGGGGACCTTCTTCCCGCTCGCCTCGCTGCCGTGGTTCCTGCAGTGGATCGGCTGGATCTCCCCGCTCTGGCACGGCACAGAGCTCGGACGGGTGCTGAGCTACGGCTACCCCGAGCCGGCCTGGCTCACCGCCGTGCACGTCGTCTATCTCGTCGGACTCAGCGTGCTCGGCTGGATGCTCACCCAGCGCGTCATCTCGAAGAGGCTGAACAAGTGA
- a CDS encoding ABC transporter ATP-binding protein → MSSDTSARPRSRFGRPVDDGPRASFKQLLPYLLEHKRVLGVVVLLSAIGAGASLAQPALVGQVISKVEAGESLSMIVWLLVALVVVSALISGFQHYLLQRTGTSVVLSARRQLVRRMLRLPIQEFDVRRTGDLVSRVGSDTTLLYAVITQGLVDAIGGALLFVGAIIAMLVIDPVLLGLTVLVIAVSVVTVVSLSGRIRVASRKQQEKVGDLAASVERAISAIRTVRASNATEREIALVEKDAEGAWSMGIQVAKISALVVPVAGIAMQVSFLVVLGVGGFRVASGAIDIASLVSFILFLFLMIMPLGQAFGAINSVNQALGALGRIQEIIALPSENEGDEATSAQASPPVVTDDAISFDDVRFDYPKEAVAVRVEGEPEAEIADLTVLHGVSFGAPRGKRTALVGPSGAGKSTILALIERFYDPTAGVVRLGGVDVRALDREDLRSQIGYVEQDAPVLAGTLRQNLLLGSPNATDEECIAVLHSVNLAEVLDRNPLGLDAAVGEDGVMLSGGERQRLAIARTLLAAPPILLLDESTSSLDGLNEQMLREAIDAVAENRTLIVIAHRLSTVVDSDQIVVLDHGRVVGVGTHSELVASTPLYKELAKHQLLV, encoded by the coding sequence ATGAGTTCCGACACGTCCGCACGCCCCCGTTCCCGATTCGGTCGCCCCGTGGACGACGGACCGCGCGCGAGCTTCAAGCAGCTGCTCCCGTACCTGCTCGAGCACAAGCGGGTGCTCGGCGTTGTGGTGCTGCTGAGCGCGATCGGCGCCGGCGCATCCCTCGCCCAGCCGGCGCTCGTCGGACAGGTGATCAGCAAGGTCGAGGCCGGCGAGAGCCTCTCGATGATCGTCTGGCTTCTGGTCGCGCTCGTTGTGGTCTCCGCCCTGATCAGCGGCTTCCAGCACTACCTCCTGCAGCGCACCGGAACCAGCGTTGTGCTGTCCGCTCGTCGACAGCTGGTGCGCCGGATGCTCCGGCTCCCGATCCAGGAATTCGACGTTCGCCGCACCGGTGACCTCGTCTCCCGGGTCGGCTCGGACACGACCCTGCTCTACGCGGTCATCACCCAGGGCCTCGTCGACGCGATCGGCGGGGCGCTGCTGTTCGTCGGCGCGATCATCGCGATGCTCGTGATCGACCCCGTGCTGCTCGGGCTCACCGTGCTCGTCATCGCGGTCTCCGTGGTGACGGTCGTGTCGCTCTCCGGTCGCATCCGGGTCGCGAGCCGCAAGCAGCAGGAGAAGGTCGGCGACCTGGCCGCCTCGGTCGAGCGCGCCATCAGCGCCATTCGCACGGTGCGAGCCTCGAACGCCACCGAGCGCGAGATCGCCCTCGTCGAGAAGGACGCGGAAGGCGCCTGGTCGATGGGCATCCAGGTCGCGAAGATCTCGGCACTCGTCGTCCCCGTCGCCGGCATCGCGATGCAGGTGTCGTTCCTCGTGGTGCTCGGCGTCGGCGGCTTCCGCGTCGCGAGCGGGGCGATCGACATCGCGAGCCTCGTCTCGTTCATCCTCTTCCTGTTCCTCATGATCATGCCGCTCGGCCAGGCCTTCGGGGCCATCAACTCCGTGAACCAGGCGCTCGGCGCGCTCGGTCGGATCCAGGAGATCATCGCTCTTCCCTCGGAGAACGAGGGAGACGAGGCGACATCCGCCCAGGCCAGCCCGCCGGTAGTCACCGACGACGCGATCTCCTTCGACGACGTGCGCTTCGACTACCCCAAAGAGGCCGTGGCCGTTCGGGTCGAGGGCGAGCCCGAAGCCGAGATCGCCGATCTCACCGTGCTGCACGGCGTCTCGTTCGGTGCCCCACGAGGCAAGCGCACCGCGCTCGTCGGCCCGTCGGGAGCGGGCAAGAGCACCATCCTCGCCCTGATCGAACGCTTCTATGACCCCACGGCCGGCGTCGTTCGCCTCGGTGGTGTGGATGTGCGCGCTCTCGACCGCGAAGACCTCAGGTCGCAGATCGGCTACGTCGAACAGGACGCCCCCGTGCTCGCGGGAACCCTGCGCCAGAACCTCCTCCTCGGGTCGCCGAACGCGACCGACGAGGAGTGCATCGCAGTACTCCACTCGGTCAACCTCGCCGAGGTTCTGGACCGCAACCCGCTCGGCCTCGATGCGGCCGTCGGCGAGGATGGCGTGATGCTGTCCGGCGGCGAACGCCAGCGGCTCGCTATCGCACGCACCCTGCTCGCAGCCCCGCCCATCCTGCTGCTCGACGAGTCGACCTCATCCCTCGACGGGTTGAACGAGCAGATGTTGCGCGAGGCCATCGACGCCGTTGCGGAGAACCGCACCCTCATCGTGATCGCGCACCGCCTGTCGACCGTCGTCGATTCCGACCAGATCGTTGTGCTCGACCACGGCCGCGTCGTCGGCGTCGGCACGCACTCCGAGCTCGTCGCCTCGACGCCGCTCTACAAAGAACTCGCGAAGCACCAGCTGCTGGTGTGA
- a CDS encoding ABC transporter permease has protein sequence MPPATRRGVLGSLYAGNARSVISRGLLATRSTNYLVVLSGFFEPIFYLLSMGLGLGALVGTVATTTGQEVPYAAFIAPALLAVSAMNGAVYDSTWNVFFKMNYSKLYQGMLSTSLGPLDVAFGEILLALLRGAMYAVGFMIVMQALGLNLAWTALLALPAVLLIAFGFASLGMAITSYMKTFQQMDWIAFVMLPMFMFSATFYPITVYPVAIQWVVQALPLWHGVELVRGLTTGALSDAMWGHVLYYVVMIAIGLVFTTKRLKALFLD, from the coding sequence GTGCCGCCCGCCACCCGCCGTGGTGTGCTCGGGTCGCTCTACGCGGGCAACGCGCGGTCGGTCATCAGCCGCGGCCTGCTCGCGACCCGCAGCACCAACTATCTCGTGGTGCTGTCGGGTTTCTTCGAACCGATCTTCTACCTGTTGTCGATGGGCCTCGGACTCGGCGCCCTCGTCGGAACGGTCGCCACGACCACCGGGCAGGAGGTTCCATACGCCGCGTTCATCGCGCCCGCACTGCTCGCCGTCTCGGCGATGAACGGTGCCGTGTACGACTCCACCTGGAACGTCTTCTTCAAGATGAACTACTCGAAGCTCTACCAGGGCATGCTCTCGACTTCTCTGGGGCCGCTGGATGTCGCGTTCGGTGAGATCCTGCTCGCTCTCCTCCGCGGCGCCATGTACGCGGTGGGGTTCATGATCGTGATGCAGGCGCTCGGGCTGAACCTCGCGTGGACCGCCCTGCTCGCCCTCCCCGCGGTGCTGCTCATCGCCTTCGGTTTCGCGAGCCTCGGCATGGCGATCACCTCGTATATGAAGACGTTCCAGCAGATGGACTGGATCGCCTTCGTCATGCTGCCGATGTTCATGTTCTCGGCGACGTTCTACCCGATCACGGTGTATCCGGTCGCGATCCAGTGGGTCGTGCAGGCCCTTCCGCTCTGGCACGGGGTCGAGCTCGTGCGCGGTCTCACCACGGGTGCCCTCAGCGACGCCATGTGGGGACACGTGCTCTACTACGTCGTGATGATCGCCATCGGACTGGTGTTCACGACGAAGCGCCTCAAGGCCCTGTTCCTCGACTGA
- a CDS encoding riboflavin synthase — protein sequence MFTGIIEELGLVTDWQQGEDAARITVRAPLAVSDAKHGDSISVGGVCLTVVDQGDDWFTADVMAMTIATSTLSPAALEQRVNIERAAQVGDRLGGHIVQGHIDGTSTVLSIEPGSVWRVLRFSLNAELAPLVARKGSIAVDGVSLTVSAVGRDWFEVSLIPETLEVTTLGSLDVGRSVNIETDILARHVARLNEMSSL from the coding sequence ATGTTCACCGGAATCATCGAAGAGCTCGGCCTCGTGACCGACTGGCAGCAGGGCGAGGATGCCGCGCGCATCACCGTGCGCGCACCGCTCGCCGTGTCCGACGCGAAACACGGGGACTCGATCTCCGTCGGCGGCGTCTGCCTGACCGTCGTGGACCAGGGCGACGACTGGTTCACCGCCGACGTTATGGCGATGACCATCGCGACCAGCACCCTATCCCCCGCCGCGCTCGAACAGCGCGTCAACATCGAGCGCGCCGCCCAGGTCGGCGACCGCCTCGGCGGCCACATCGTGCAGGGCCACATCGACGGCACCTCGACGGTGCTCTCGATCGAACCCGGCAGCGTCTGGCGCGTGCTGCGCTTCTCGCTGAACGCGGAACTCGCGCCCCTCGTGGCCCGCAAGGGATCCATCGCCGTCGACGGCGTCTCGCTCACCGTGAGTGCGGTCGGCCGTGACTGGTTCGAAGTTTCACTGATCCCCGAGACCCTCGAAGTCACCACCCTCGGCAGCCTCGACGTCGGCCGGTCGGTCAACATCGAGACCGACATCCTCGCGCGTCACGTGGCGCGTTTGAACGAAATGAGCAGCCTGTGA
- the ribD gene encoding bifunctional diaminohydroxyphosphoribosylaminopyrimidine deaminase/5-amino-6-(5-phosphoribosylamino)uracil reductase RibD — MTTAESLMRHALSLAAHGPAFGVNPQVGCVLVNAAGEIVAEGWHRGAGTPHAEVDALSKIPDATGLTAYVTLEPCNHTGRTGPCSVALHAAGVSRVLYSVSDPGDASSGGAAYLRSQGVSVEAGLLADEVSEFIHPWLTAARLGRPFVTVKWASSLDGRAAADDGTSQWITGTAARQRVHEQRSRADAIVVGTGTVIADDPSLTARGDGGELMEHQPIPVVIGERGLPEGSKLSRDPRGVIVTGSRDLAGILSELWDRDIRRIFVEGGPTLASAFIAAGLVDEYLVYLAPVVIGGSKTATTDVGVATMSDLGRLTITSVERLGEDLLVVARPIGE, encoded by the coding sequence ATGACCACCGCCGAGAGCCTCATGCGCCACGCGCTGTCTCTTGCTGCGCACGGTCCCGCTTTTGGCGTGAACCCGCAGGTCGGCTGCGTGCTCGTGAACGCCGCGGGTGAGATCGTCGCCGAGGGCTGGCACCGCGGCGCCGGCACCCCGCACGCCGAGGTCGACGCCCTGTCCAAGATCCCGGATGCCACGGGCCTCACCGCCTACGTCACCCTCGAGCCCTGCAACCACACCGGTCGCACGGGTCCGTGCAGCGTCGCGCTCCACGCGGCAGGGGTCTCGCGCGTGCTGTACTCCGTGTCCGACCCGGGCGACGCGTCGAGCGGTGGCGCCGCCTACCTGCGCTCGCAGGGGGTTTCCGTCGAGGCCGGGCTGCTCGCCGATGAGGTGAGCGAGTTCATCCACCCGTGGCTCACCGCCGCACGTCTCGGCCGCCCCTTCGTCACCGTCAAGTGGGCGTCGAGCCTCGACGGTCGTGCCGCGGCCGACGACGGCACCAGCCAGTGGATCACCGGTACGGCCGCGCGCCAGCGGGTGCACGAGCAGAGATCCCGCGCGGACGCCATCGTTGTGGGCACCGGAACCGTCATCGCCGACGATCCTTCTCTCACCGCGCGCGGTGACGGCGGGGAGTTGATGGAGCACCAGCCCATCCCCGTAGTGATCGGTGAACGCGGCCTGCCCGAGGGCTCGAAGCTCTCGCGAGACCCGCGCGGCGTGATAGTCACCGGGAGCCGCGACCTGGCCGGCATTCTCTCCGAACTGTGGGATCGGGACATCCGGCGCATCTTTGTCGAAGGCGGACCCACGCTGGCCAGTGCGTTCATCGCGGCCGGTCTCGTCGACGAGTATCTCGTCTACCTCGCGCCCGTCGTGATCGGCGGATCGAAGACCGCGACCACCGATGTCGGCGTCGCCACCATGTCCGACCTCGGTCGGCTCACCATCACGTCCGTCGAGCGCCTCGGGGAAGACCTCCTCGTTGTGGCTCGACCCATTGGAGAATGA
- a CDS encoding TrmH family RNA methyltransferase, whose translation MSVIPITGLDDPRLADFAHRTDVALKNGPGSAHGMYIAESALVLERALRAGHVPRSVLALGSAVDEAVALVGPDVPVFSGPGELLEELTGYVLHRGLIAAMHRPPLPSIESLLADARRVVILENVADPTNVGAIFRSVAAIGADAVLVTPRCSDPFYRRAIRVSMGTVLQVPWTRTGEWDVTGPLLRDAGFHVAALALSDHSVTLREFASTAPDRVALVLGAEGDGLTPAALAAADTIVRIPMAHGIDSLNVASTAAVAMYALV comes from the coding sequence GTGAGCGTCATCCCGATCACCGGTCTCGACGACCCGAGGCTGGCCGACTTCGCACACCGCACCGACGTCGCGCTCAAGAATGGGCCGGGCAGCGCGCACGGCATGTACATCGCCGAGTCGGCCCTGGTGCTCGAGCGGGCGCTGCGGGCGGGCCACGTGCCCCGGTCGGTGCTCGCGCTCGGCTCGGCCGTGGATGAAGCCGTCGCGCTGGTGGGGCCGGACGTGCCGGTGTTCTCCGGGCCTGGGGAGCTGCTCGAAGAGCTGACCGGTTACGTGTTGCATCGCGGCCTCATCGCGGCCATGCACCGACCGCCCCTGCCGTCGATCGAGTCGCTGCTCGCGGATGCCCGGCGCGTGGTGATCCTCGAGAATGTGGCCGACCCCACGAACGTGGGCGCGATCTTCCGCTCGGTGGCGGCGATCGGCGCGGATGCGGTACTGGTCACGCCGCGATGCTCCGACCCGTTCTACCGCAGGGCCATTCGAGTCTCGATGGGCACCGTGCTGCAGGTGCCGTGGACACGCACCGGCGAATGGGATGTCACGGGGCCGCTGCTGCGCGACGCCGGATTCCATGTAGCGGCTCTCGCACTGAGCGACCACTCCGTCACCCTGCGGGAGTTCGCCTCGACGGCGCCCGACCGGGTGGCTCTTGTGCTCGGTGCGGAGGGCGATGGCCTGACCCCGGCCGCCCTCGCCGCCGCCGACACCATCGTGCGGATCCCGATGGCGCACGGCATAGACAGCCTCAACGTTGCGTCGACGGCCGCTGTGGCTATGTACGCGCTGGTCTGA
- the ribH gene encoding 6,7-dimethyl-8-ribityllumazine synthase, whose translation MSGAGAPEITVDGTGLKVTIVAGQWHTEISEGLLAGAHRVLDASGAVITEVRVPGSFELPVVAKAALDAGADAVVALGVIIRGGTPHFEFVSDAATSGLTQVAIVTGKPVGFGVLTLEDEQQGIDRAGLPGSKEDKGAEAAEAALATAVLLREIRSA comes from the coding sequence ATGAGCGGCGCAGGAGCACCTGAAATCACCGTCGACGGCACCGGCCTCAAGGTCACCATCGTGGCCGGCCAGTGGCACACCGAGATCTCGGAGGGACTGCTCGCGGGTGCGCACCGTGTGCTCGACGCGTCCGGTGCCGTGATCACCGAGGTGCGCGTGCCCGGCAGCTTCGAACTGCCGGTCGTGGCGAAGGCCGCGCTCGACGCGGGCGCCGACGCCGTGGTTGCGCTCGGCGTCATCATCCGGGGCGGCACGCCGCACTTCGAGTTCGTGTCGGATGCCGCGACCTCGGGCCTGACTCAGGTCGCCATCGTCACCGGCAAACCCGTTGGCTTCGGCGTGCTCACCCTCGAGGACGAGCAGCAGGGTATCGACCGCGCCGGGCTCCCCGGCTCGAAGGAAGACAAGGGGGCCGAGGCCGCCGAGGCCGCCCTCGCGACCGCCGTGCTGCTGCGGGAGATCCGTTCGGCGTAG
- a CDS encoding MFS transporter: MSADSATTALAKPVNPRSRVILASLIGTSIEFYDFYVYATAAVLVFPILFFPSDNAVASQLASFAAFGVAFVARPIGSILFGHFGDRIGRKGTLVASLLTMGIATFIIGILPTALTPGWTVLAPALLVLMRFAQGVGLGGEWSGAALLATENAPPGRRAIYGTFPQLGAPIGFIIANGVFLLLSLNLAPEAFLDWGWRVPFIASAVLVIIGLYVRLKLVETPAFTKVVERGEVAKLPLARVFKTSWRPLILGTFIMLATYVLFYLMTAFTLSYGTTASSLDAAKAAAEAKGTPLTDAAIAAFVPGLGYSRNDFLIMLIIGCVFFGIFTLVAGPLAEKYGRRKTLIVTTIGIIVFGGLFVPLFAAGTPGVLGLLILGFTLMGLTFGPMGSVLPELFPTNVRYTGSAISYNVASILGAAMAPAIALALLAFAGGSPVLVGLYLSAAALITLVALYISKETRDMDYEL; encoded by the coding sequence ATGTCTGCTGATTCAGCGACCACAGCCCTCGCCAAACCGGTCAACCCGCGCTCGCGCGTCATTCTCGCGAGCCTGATCGGAACGTCGATCGAGTTCTACGACTTCTACGTCTACGCGACGGCGGCGGTGCTGGTCTTCCCGATCCTGTTCTTCCCGAGCGACAACGCGGTGGCCTCTCAGCTCGCCTCGTTCGCGGCCTTCGGTGTCGCGTTCGTCGCGCGCCCCATCGGCTCGATCCTGTTCGGGCACTTCGGCGACCGCATCGGCCGCAAGGGCACCCTCGTCGCCTCGCTGCTGACGATGGGCATCGCGACCTTCATCATCGGCATCCTGCCCACGGCGCTCACCCCCGGCTGGACGGTGCTCGCACCCGCCCTGCTCGTGCTCATGCGCTTCGCGCAGGGCGTCGGCCTCGGCGGCGAGTGGAGCGGGGCCGCCCTGCTGGCGACCGAGAACGCCCCACCCGGACGCCGCGCGATCTACGGCACATTCCCGCAGCTGGGCGCGCCCATCGGCTTCATCATCGCAAACGGCGTCTTCCTGCTGCTGTCGCTGAACCTTGCACCCGAAGCGTTCCTCGACTGGGGCTGGCGTGTGCCGTTCATCGCCTCGGCCGTGCTCGTGATCATCGGACTCTACGTGCGCCTCAAGCTCGTCGAGACGCCCGCCTTCACCAAGGTGGTCGAGCGCGGCGAGGTCGCCAAGCTGCCGCTCGCGCGCGTCTTCAAGACGAGCTGGCGTCCGCTGATCCTGGGCACGTTCATCATGCTCGCGACCTACGTGCTGTTCTACCTGATGACCGCGTTCACGCTCAGCTACGGCACCACCGCGAGCTCGCTCGACGCGGCAAAGGCTGCAGCCGAAGCCAAGGGCACACCGCTCACCGATGCAGCGATCGCTGCGTTCGTTCCCGGTCTCGGCTACTCGCGCAACGACTTCCTCATCATGCTCATCATCGGCTGCGTGTTCTTCGGAATCTTCACCCTCGTCGCTGGCCCGCTGGCCGAGAAGTACGGACGCCGCAAGACGCTCATCGTCACGACGATCGGCATCATCGTGTTCGGCGGGCTGTTCGTTCCGCTGTTCGCCGCGGGAACCCCCGGCGTGCTCGGCCTGCTCATCCTCGGCTTCACGCTCATGGGTCTCACCTTCGGCCCGATGGGCTCGGTGCTGCCCGAACTTTTCCCGACCAACGTGCGGTACACGGGCAGCGCGATCAGCTACAACGTCGCGAGCATCCTCGGTGCCGCAATGGCCCCGGCGATCGCCCTCGCGCTGCTCGCCTTCGCCGGCGGCAGCCCCGTGCTCGTCGGTCTCTACCTGAGTGCCGCCGCGCTGATCACCCTCGTTGCGCTGTACATCAGCAAGGAGACGCGCGACATGGACTACGAGCTGTAG
- a CDS encoding ABC transporter ATP-binding protein — MPAPVITATDLTKKYKEFAAVDGISFEVAPGESFGLLGPNGAGKSTTMRMVGAVSTRTSGGLSILGLDPNDHGPEIRSQLGVVPQADNLDQELRVRDNLIVYGRYFGIPRAVIAKKADELLEFAQLSDRSKAKVDDLSGGMKRRLTIARALVNDPRILLLDEPTTGLDPQARHILWDRLFRLKEQGTTLVLTTHYMDEAEQLCDRLVVVDKGTIMAEGSPASLIRDHSSREVLEVRFGSDRNAIVAEQIKNAGDRVEVLPDRILIYSPNGEAELTKLTDAGLEPITSLVRRSSLEDVFLRLTGRTLIE, encoded by the coding sequence GTGCCAGCCCCCGTCATCACCGCTACAGACCTGACCAAGAAGTACAAGGAGTTCGCCGCCGTCGACGGCATCTCCTTCGAGGTCGCGCCCGGGGAGTCGTTCGGGCTGCTCGGACCGAACGGCGCGGGCAAGTCCACGACCATGCGCATGGTCGGTGCGGTCTCCACCCGCACGAGCGGCGGGTTGTCGATTCTGGGCCTCGACCCGAACGACCACGGCCCCGAGATCCGCTCGCAGCTGGGCGTCGTTCCACAGGCCGACAACCTCGACCAGGAACTGCGCGTGCGCGACAACCTCATCGTCTACGGCCGCTACTTCGGCATCCCGCGTGCCGTGATCGCGAAGAAGGCCGATGAGCTGCTGGAGTTCGCCCAGCTCTCCGATCGTTCGAAGGCGAAGGTCGACGATCTTTCCGGCGGGATGAAGCGGCGCCTGACCATCGCCCGCGCCCTCGTCAACGACCCGCGCATCCTCCTGCTCGACGAGCCGACGACCGGCCTCGATCCCCAGGCCAGGCACATCCTCTGGGACCGCCTGTTCCGCCTCAAAGAGCAGGGCACCACGCTCGTGCTCACCACCCACTACATGGACGAGGCTGAGCAGCTCTGTGACCGCCTCGTTGTGGTCGACAAGGGCACGATCATGGCCGAGGGCTCGCCCGCCTCGCTGATCCGCGACCACTCGAGCCGCGAGGTGCTCGAGGTGCGCTTCGGCTCGGACCGCAACGCGATCGTGGCCGAGCAGATCAAGAACGCGGGCGACCGGGTCGAGGTGCTGCCCGACCGCATCCTCATCTACAGCCCGAACGGCGAGGCCGAACTCACCAAGCTCACCGACGCGGGCCTCGAGCCGATCACCTCGCTTGTGCGACGCTCGAGCCTCGAAGACGTCTTCCTGCGACTCACCGGCCGGACGCTGATCGAATGA
- the ribB gene encoding 3,4-dihydroxy-2-butanone-4-phosphate synthase: protein MSLATVPTALDALRAGKPIIVVDDESRENEGDVIIAAQYASQEWMAWMVRNTSGFICAPMTHEIADRLELPVMVLNNEDARGTNYTVSVDAATGVTTGISASDRAHTLRVLADIDSEPTDLHRPGHIMPLRAVEGGVRARAGHTEATIDLLKLAGLIPVGAISEIVGDDGEMMRLPGLIALGERENVPVITIEELIEFLQETHCDTDVPVAVEIPETSRVIFEVETNVPTEHGTFRIRAYRDRMTGADHLAVIHGNPTNGTLVRVHSECLTGEVLGSLKCECGPQLDAALEQIEAEGGVVIYMRGHEGRGIGLINKLKAYRLQEDGLDTLEANIQLGFPADGRDYGAAVAILDDLGISEVRVITNNPDKLKQLGDRGITVLEQVPLVVGVGTFNEGYLEAKRDLMGHILPDTQTLDEAVLSNQRGSVA from the coding sequence GTGAGTCTCGCCACCGTCCCCACAGCCCTCGACGCACTGCGCGCGGGCAAGCCGATCATCGTCGTCGACGACGAGAGCCGCGAGAACGAGGGCGACGTCATCATCGCCGCCCAGTACGCCAGCCAGGAGTGGATGGCGTGGATGGTGCGCAACACCTCCGGCTTCATCTGCGCGCCGATGACCCACGAGATCGCCGACCGCCTCGAGCTGCCCGTGATGGTGCTCAACAACGAAGACGCTCGCGGCACGAACTACACGGTGAGCGTCGACGCGGCAACCGGAGTCACCACCGGCATCAGTGCAAGCGACCGGGCTCACACCCTGCGCGTGCTCGCCGACATCGACTCCGAGCCCACCGACCTGCACCGCCCCGGGCACATCATGCCCCTGCGCGCCGTCGAGGGTGGCGTTCGCGCCCGCGCCGGACACACCGAGGCGACCATCGACCTCCTCAAGCTCGCCGGGCTGATCCCCGTCGGCGCGATCTCGGAGATCGTCGGCGACGACGGCGAGATGATGCGCCTGCCCGGACTGATCGCCCTCGGCGAGCGGGAGAACGTTCCGGTCATCACCATCGAGGAGCTCATCGAGTTCCTGCAGGAGACCCACTGCGACACGGATGTGCCCGTCGCCGTCGAGATCCCCGAGACCTCGCGCGTCATTTTCGAGGTCGAGACGAACGTGCCCACCGAGCACGGCACCTTCCGCATCCGCGCCTACCGGGATCGCATGACCGGCGCCGACCACCTGGCCGTCATCCACGGCAACCCGACCAACGGCACCCTGGTGCGCGTGCACTCGGAATGCCTGACCGGCGAGGTACTCGGCTCGCTCAAGTGCGAGTGCGGCCCGCAGCTCGACGCGGCGCTCGAGCAGATCGAGGCCGAGGGCGGAGTCGTCATCTACATGCGCGGCCACGAAGGTCGCGGCATCGGACTCATCAACAAGCTGAAGGCCTACCGCCTGCAGGAGGACGGACTCGACACCCTCGAGGCCAACATCCAGCTCGGCTTCCCCGCCGATGGACGCGACTACGGGGCCGCGGTGGCCATCCTCGACGACCTCGGAATCTCCGAAGTACGGGTCATCACCAACAACCCCGACAAGCTGAAGCAGCTGGGCGACCGCGGCATCACCGTGCTCGAGCAGGTGCCGCTCGTCGTCGGCGTCGGAACCTTCAACGAGGGTTACCTCGAAGCCAAGCGCGACCTCATGGGGCACATTCTCCCCGACACCCAAACCCTCGACGAGGCAGTCTTGTCGAACCAGAGAGGAAGTGTCGCATGA